Proteins from a genomic interval of Paenibacillus lentus:
- a CDS encoding extracellular solute-binding protein — protein sequence MRNRFMLGLLLLFFVFALTVAGCKRSISNSNIVAGEKAALMNRQTQLQDEPFEVTLRHTQVGESKKFRLAILKDVVQQTEADIPGLKIRLDGVDSEVNRKEKLRGEMAAGKPPDIFDVFGSPDSDIYAREGLLLDLTPILEELGLKNKIKGLEPYTHDGKIYGLPAGASIEGFFYNKAYFEEKGLHVPRTLAELEQLAEVIKADGKIPFAQSSKEAWVPLMTTNNLWSYFAGSEVTSGFRSGQAKWTNPDVVKAFEKHQEWVEKGYYKPGELAVEYIDMRNQIISGEAIMMMDGSWANSVFRDPVQAGELIGKIGYFNMPPEAEGDPYIVMNDFNNGYGFSSAIADDPRKLQAVKQFIQNFWTEEMQLRGLKEDGVLPALIIDSEQLLDTVEDPLIKDIFNGVEQIDISYPAYDALVQTPVNEALGLGIQQMISGAVEPKTMLEALERTQDAANAELP from the coding sequence ATGAGAAATCGTTTTATGTTAGGGCTGCTCCTGCTTTTTTTCGTATTTGCCTTAACTGTAGCCGGCTGCAAGAGAAGTATTAGCAACAGCAACATCGTAGCAGGGGAGAAAGCTGCATTAATGAATAGGCAAACACAGCTTCAGGATGAGCCTTTTGAAGTTACGCTAAGACACACGCAGGTCGGGGAATCCAAAAAATTTCGGTTAGCCATTCTAAAGGATGTTGTTCAGCAGACTGAAGCGGATATTCCTGGTTTAAAAATACGGCTGGACGGCGTCGATTCCGAGGTCAATCGCAAGGAGAAGCTGCGAGGTGAGATGGCCGCCGGCAAGCCGCCGGATATCTTTGATGTGTTTGGCAGCCCGGATTCTGATATATATGCCCGGGAAGGACTTCTGCTTGATCTGACACCGATCTTGGAGGAGCTTGGACTAAAGAACAAGATCAAAGGACTGGAGCCGTATACACATGACGGAAAGATTTATGGTTTGCCTGCGGGAGCGTCCATCGAAGGCTTCTTTTATAATAAAGCGTATTTTGAGGAAAAGGGGCTTCATGTTCCAAGGACGCTTGCGGAGCTGGAACAGCTGGCAGAGGTCATTAAAGCAGACGGTAAAATTCCCTTTGCCCAGTCCTCTAAGGAAGCCTGGGTTCCGTTAATGACGACAAATAATTTATGGTCATATTTTGCTGGTTCTGAAGTGACATCAGGCTTCCGCTCCGGACAGGCAAAGTGGACTAATCCTGATGTCGTAAAGGCCTTTGAGAAACATCAGGAATGGGTTGAGAAAGGGTACTACAAACCGGGCGAGTTAGCCGTGGAATATATCGATATGAGGAACCAGATCATTAGCGGGGAAGCGATCATGATGATGGATGGTTCCTGGGCGAATTCCGTGTTTCGAGATCCGGTTCAAGCAGGCGAATTAATCGGAAAAATCGGTTATTTTAACATGCCGCCCGAGGCTGAAGGTGATCCTTATATCGTTATGAATGATTTTAACAATGGGTACGGGTTTTCTAGCGCTATAGCTGATGATCCGCGTAAATTGCAAGCGGTTAAACAGTTTATCCAGAACTTCTGGACAGAAGAGATGCAGCTTCGAGGGTTGAAGGAGGACGGGGTGCTTCCCGCCTTAATCATTGACAGTGAGCAATTGTTGGATACTGTGGAGGATCCCTTGATAAAAGATATTTTTAACGGCGTGGAGCAAATCGATATATCCTATCCTGCCTATGACGCGCTGGTGCAGACGCCAGTGAACGAGGCTTTGGGTCTTGGTATTCAGCAAATGATCAGCGGAGCGGTGGAGCCGAAGACGATGCTCGAAGCTCTGGAGCGTACGCAGGACGCAGCAAATGCAGAACTTCCATAG
- a CDS encoding cache domain-containing sensor histidine kinase: MNLRIKMLTAFLGLVIVPLFILGIVTFLVTFQSIEKKHSQQAEYSLKAISYSIKKVFQEMDNVTDNGISNEIFKMALTAEDPDSQNLVSQIRLNENQKNFRSLLYNHPAIDYAFLYSERGNGEASNVVTLFNKESFQTLPYEKFKLHPLYEEVKALKGQSKWIAPYEYPELTGSENVFTQIRLIKDKHTMKALGILAVQIKNWEFERIFQNLKLGSEMKDTRFMLVNDDGLVLYDHQSEFDGLNIQAHIDHAFHPSDTYQSFKGKFNGQESIISIYNLQAYPWSLVSITSWSYLSQEITTFAKWFIAILFICLVTAILFNVLFMNRITGNIGKIVRFMRKVEAGDLQARVEEKGDDELFLLQKGFNNQMNKINELFEQVKMEQKQKANAELRVLQAQIKPHFLFNTLESINVLAIQNEGRKVSEMVLRLASILRISIQEKEEIKLRLEIEHLYSYLEIQKSRFDDLFDYSIDIPTEMLQYRLLKLTLQPLVENSIQHGFDGIEYPGQIAITGFLEEDRMVLRIEDNGIGITGEQLSSIQYTELEQVKYEALKPYPSPERQGLGLRSVHDRLRLQYGRRYGLFICSAPGQGTIIQCIIPKQS, from the coding sequence ATGAATCTAAGGATCAAAATGTTGACAGCTTTTCTTGGACTTGTCATTGTGCCGCTATTCATTCTTGGCATCGTTACTTTTCTCGTTACTTTTCAATCGATAGAAAAGAAGCATAGCCAGCAAGCGGAGTATTCCCTCAAGGCGATTAGCTACAGCATTAAAAAGGTCTTTCAAGAGATGGACAATGTGACGGATAACGGAATTTCCAATGAAATTTTTAAAATGGCGCTAACGGCTGAAGATCCTGACTCCCAAAACCTGGTTAGTCAAATCCGGTTGAATGAGAACCAGAAGAACTTTCGGTCGCTGTTGTACAACCATCCTGCGATTGATTACGCCTTTTTATACAGCGAGCGGGGGAATGGTGAGGCCTCTAACGTAGTAACATTATTTAATAAAGAAAGCTTTCAAACTCTTCCTTACGAAAAGTTCAAACTGCATCCTTTGTATGAGGAGGTAAAGGCGCTCAAGGGGCAATCCAAGTGGATCGCTCCATACGAATATCCCGAGTTGACAGGATCTGAAAACGTATTCACACAAATCAGGCTGATCAAGGATAAGCATACGATGAAGGCGCTTGGCATTCTTGCGGTGCAGATAAAGAACTGGGAGTTTGAACGTATTTTTCAAAACTTAAAGCTGGGCAGCGAAATGAAGGATACCCGCTTCATGCTGGTCAATGACGACGGGCTGGTGCTATATGATCATCAGTCTGAATTTGACGGACTAAACATCCAGGCTCACATCGATCATGCATTTCATCCAAGCGATACATATCAGAGCTTTAAAGGGAAATTCAACGGGCAAGAGAGCATTATCTCCATATATAATTTGCAGGCTTATCCTTGGAGCCTAGTGTCTATAACGTCATGGAGCTATTTGTCGCAGGAAATTACGACCTTTGCGAAATGGTTTATCGCCATTCTCTTTATTTGCTTGGTAACGGCGATCCTATTCAACGTGCTGTTTATGAACAGAATCACCGGAAATATCGGTAAAATCGTCCGGTTTATGCGTAAGGTTGAAGCGGGAGATCTGCAGGCCAGGGTGGAAGAAAAGGGCGATGATGAACTATTTTTGCTACAAAAGGGCTTTAACAATCAAATGAATAAAATCAATGAGCTATTCGAGCAGGTTAAGATGGAGCAGAAGCAGAAGGCTAATGCAGAGTTACGGGTGCTGCAGGCGCAAATCAAGCCGCACTTTCTCTTTAATACGCTAGAGTCGATTAACGTTCTGGCGATTCAGAATGAAGGACGGAAGGTGAGCGAGATGGTGCTGCGTCTTGCCAGCATTTTGCGAATTAGCATTCAGGAGAAGGAAGAGATCAAGCTTCGTCTTGAAATCGAGCATTTGTACAGTTACTTGGAGATTCAAAAGAGTAGGTTTGACGATCTGTTTGATTATTCGATCGATATTCCGACAGAAATGCTGCAATATCGGCTGCTTAAGTTAACGCTTCAGCCCTTGGTGGAGAACAGTATCCAGCACGGTTTCGACGGGATTGAATATCCCGGCCAAATTGCTATTACCGGCTTTCTAGAAGAGGACAGGATGGTGCTGCGCATTGAGGATAATGGAATTGGCATCACGGGTGAGCAGTTATCATCCATACAATACACAGAGTTGGAACAGGTGAAATATGAAGCGCTTAAGCCTTATCCTAGTCCGGAGAGACAGGGCCTGGGACTGCGAAGCGTCCACGATCGGCTGCGATTGCAGTACGGGCGAAGATACGGTTTATTTATTTGTTCTGCACCTGGTCAAGGTACGATTATCCAATGCATTATTCCGAAGCAAAGTTAA